One window from the genome of Rhodopseudomonas sp. P2A-2r encodes:
- a CDS encoding sugar phosphate isomerase/epimerase family protein: MRDFSGDHRWLSLNTATVRKQGDLAEIVDACARHGIRAIDPWRDQVASIGLDRAAKVIRDAGIELSGYCRGGMFVSDEAHRQQQRDDNRRCVDEAVALKAPCIVLVVGGLPQYSRPGSSPSKNIANARAQVEDGIAEMMDYAKQAGMPLAIEPLHPAYAGDRACVNTTEQALDICDRLDPNRTGMLGVALDVYHIWWDPELPPQIVRAGKDRLMAFHVCDWLVPTKDILNDRGMMGDGVIDIKSVRAAVEAQGFAGYSEIEIFSESWWGRPMDDVLETCIARHKTVV, from the coding sequence ATGCGCGATTTCTCTGGGGATCATCGCTGGCTGTCGCTGAACACCGCCACCGTCCGCAAGCAGGGCGACCTCGCCGAGATAGTCGATGCCTGCGCCAGGCATGGCATCCGTGCCATCGATCCGTGGCGCGACCAGGTTGCTTCCATCGGGCTCGATCGCGCCGCGAAGGTGATCCGGGACGCAGGCATCGAGTTGTCCGGCTACTGTCGCGGTGGCATGTTCGTCTCCGACGAGGCGCATCGCCAGCAGCAGCGCGATGACAACCGTCGCTGCGTCGACGAAGCCGTGGCATTGAAAGCGCCGTGCATCGTGCTGGTGGTGGGCGGCTTGCCGCAATATTCGCGGCCAGGAAGTAGCCCATCGAAAAATATCGCGAACGCGCGCGCCCAGGTCGAAGACGGCATTGCGGAGATGATGGACTACGCCAAGCAGGCCGGCATGCCGCTGGCCATCGAGCCGCTGCATCCGGCCTATGCCGGCGACCGCGCCTGCGTCAATACGACGGAGCAGGCGCTGGACATCTGCGACCGGCTCGACCCCAACCGCACGGGCATGCTCGGCGTCGCGCTCGACGTCTATCACATCTGGTGGGATCCGGAGCTGCCGCCGCAGATCGTTCGCGCGGGCAAGGACCGGTTGATGGCGTTCCACGTCTGCGACTGGCTGGTGCCGACCAAGGACATCCTCAACGACCGCGGCATGATGGGCGACGGGGTCATCGACATCAAGTCGGTGCGCGCGGCGGTCGAGGCGCAGGGCTTCGCCGGCTATTCGGAGATCGAGATCTTTTCCGAGAGCTGGTGGGGCAGGCCGATGGACGATGTGCTGGAGACATGTATCGCCAGACACAAGACGGTCGTTTAA
- a CDS encoding TetR/AcrR family transcriptional regulator, which produces MSSLRMTHDLRRELILSAAKRCFARNGFAGTTTKSVAAAAKISEGLLFKHFPTKSALYAEILAEECDADPELNKLLGLPPSTATLVVLIRGMVGHFLEISEHPDQEEAQRMRLMIISHLDDGEFARLLFNKINELIGPAFTAAFEQAVLADDAVRGTGEPINLFWFAHHTVMMAALSRLPAVPCLSYAHAADLDRQLCEFILRGIGLKETAIASHLDRALAADLVQPATTESA; this is translated from the coding sequence ATGAGCAGTTTACGGATGACCCATGACCTCCGGCGGGAGCTGATCCTGAGCGCGGCGAAGCGTTGCTTCGCGCGCAATGGATTCGCCGGCACCACGACCAAGAGCGTGGCGGCGGCGGCGAAGATTTCCGAAGGCCTGTTGTTCAAACATTTCCCGACCAAATCGGCGCTGTACGCCGAAATTCTCGCCGAGGAGTGCGATGCCGATCCGGAGCTGAACAAGCTGCTGGGGCTACCGCCGTCGACGGCCACGCTGGTGGTGCTGATTCGCGGCATGGTCGGGCATTTCCTGGAGATCTCCGAACACCCGGACCAGGAGGAAGCGCAGCGCATGCGGCTGATGATCATCAGCCACCTCGATGACGGCGAGTTCGCCCGCCTGCTGTTCAACAAGATCAACGAGTTGATCGGACCGGCCTTCACGGCAGCCTTCGAGCAGGCCGTTCTGGCCGACGACGCCGTGCGCGGCACCGGCGAGCCGATCAACCTGTTCTGGTTCGCGCACCACACGGTGATGATGGCGGCGCTGTCGCGACTGCCCGCGGTGCCGTGCCTGTCCTATGCCCATGCGGCCGATCTCGACCGGCAGCTGTGTGAATTTATCCTTCGCGGTATTGGTCTTAAAGAAACGGCAATTGCATCGCATCTGGACCGCGCGTTAGCGGCGGATCTGGTGCAGCCGGCAACGACAGAAAGCGCATGA
- a CDS encoding ABC transporter permease → MIVVAWDLAIRLFHIPAYQVPAPGDVVKVLWTDWPELLSQTWPTTYATIVGFLLSALFGIPVAMLIAGSRTVESYVYPLLVFSQSIPKVAIAPLFVVWFGFGIVPKIISAFLLGFFPVVVSAVQGFKSVDPDMVDLARAMKGSRISVFCAVNLPHALPAIFSGLKVSVTLAVVGAVVGEFVGSNSGIGYVLQRSIGTFDLPTMFAALVILALLGVVLFWIVDRIERFAIPWHVSQRAEVFIAA, encoded by the coding sequence ATGATTGTCGTGGCCTGGGATCTGGCGATCCGCCTGTTCCACATTCCGGCCTATCAAGTTCCGGCACCCGGCGATGTCGTCAAGGTGCTGTGGACGGACTGGCCTGAGCTGCTCAGCCAGACTTGGCCGACCACCTATGCGACCATCGTCGGCTTTCTGCTGTCTGCGCTGTTCGGCATCCCCGTGGCCATGCTGATAGCCGGTTCCAGGACGGTGGAGAGCTACGTCTATCCGCTGCTGGTGTTCTCACAGTCGATTCCCAAGGTCGCGATCGCGCCGCTGTTCGTGGTGTGGTTCGGCTTCGGCATCGTGCCGAAAATCATCTCGGCCTTCCTGCTCGGATTCTTCCCGGTGGTGGTCTCTGCGGTGCAGGGCTTCAAGTCGGTCGACCCGGACATGGTCGATCTGGCGCGCGCCATGAAGGGCAGCCGCATCAGCGTATTCTGCGCCGTCAACCTGCCGCACGCGCTGCCGGCGATCTTCTCCGGCCTCAAAGTGTCGGTCACGCTCGCGGTGGTCGGCGCCGTGGTCGGCGAATTCGTCGGCTCCAATTCCGGCATCGGTTACGTGCTGCAACGTTCGATCGGCACCTTCGATCTGCCGACCATGTTTGCCGCGCTGGTGATTCTCGCGCTGCTCGGCGTGGTGCTGTTCTGGATCGTCGACCGCATCGAACGCTTCGCGATTCCCTGGCACGTCAGCCAGCGTGCCGAGGTTTTCATCGCCGCATAG
- a CDS encoding efflux RND transporter periplasmic adaptor subunit has translation MTITTQASAAPRATVEKPRPRPVRMIKWFIIVGLLLALLVGALVGFNSFRAMKIAEFFANNKPPPTLVTAAEAKSEVIPNLINAVGDLAAVHQVNVTSDVNGRITDIMFKAGSTVKAGTPLVQLFDAPDQGDLASFKAQAKVAELNLDRAKQLAARQFGPQATVDTAQAAYDQAQAGIAKTEAVISQKLVRAAFDGVLGTRRVEVGQYLTAGTQIVSLTDLSAVFANFTVTEKDSGTLKVGQVVRISVDAYPGRKFEGALTTIEPQISADTRNIRVQATIQNPEGILKPGMFATTTVVLPDKPAVITVPETAVDYTLYGDSVYLITEKKTDDGKTSLNAVRTFVKTGDRIDGRAVIVRGLNPGDKVVQVGQLKLQSGAAVAISTDPAPQIPAKAPLN, from the coding sequence ATGACGATCACCACACAAGCCAGTGCGGCGCCGCGCGCCACCGTCGAGAAGCCGCGCCCGCGTCCGGTGCGCATGATCAAATGGTTCATCATCGTCGGCCTGCTGCTGGCACTGCTGGTCGGCGCGCTGGTTGGCTTCAATTCGTTCCGCGCCATGAAGATTGCGGAGTTCTTCGCCAACAACAAGCCGCCGCCGACCCTGGTCACCGCGGCCGAGGCAAAGTCCGAAGTGATTCCAAACCTGATCAACGCCGTCGGCGATCTCGCCGCCGTGCATCAGGTCAACGTCACCTCCGACGTCAACGGCCGCATCACCGACATCATGTTCAAGGCGGGCTCCACGGTGAAGGCCGGCACGCCGCTGGTGCAGCTGTTCGACGCCCCCGATCAGGGCGATCTCGCCAGCTTCAAGGCCCAGGCCAAGGTGGCGGAATTGAACCTCGATCGCGCCAAGCAGTTGGCCGCGCGCCAGTTCGGCCCGCAGGCGACGGTGGACACCGCGCAGGCTGCCTATGACCAGGCGCAGGCAGGCATTGCCAAGACCGAAGCGGTGATCTCGCAGAAGCTCGTGCGCGCGGCATTCGACGGCGTGCTCGGCACCCGCCGCGTCGAGGTCGGACAGTATCTCACCGCCGGCACCCAGATCGTGTCGTTGACGGATCTGTCCGCCGTGTTCGCTAACTTCACGGTCACCGAGAAGGATTCGGGAACGCTCAAGGTCGGCCAGGTCGTGCGCATCTCCGTCGATGCCTATCCCGGCCGCAAGTTCGAAGGGGCGCTGACGACCATCGAACCGCAGATCAGCGCCGACACCCGCAATATCCGCGTGCAGGCGACGATCCAGAACCCCGAGGGCATTCTGAAGCCCGGCATGTTCGCCACCACCACGGTGGTGCTGCCGGACAAGCCGGCCGTGATCACGGTGCCGGAAACCGCAGTGGACTACACGCTGTACGGCGACTCGGTCTACCTGATCACCGAGAAGAAGACCGACGACGGCAAGACCAGCCTCAATGCCGTGCGCACCTTTGTGAAGACCGGCGATCGCATCGATGGTCGCGCTGTCATCGTCCGCGGGCTGAACCCCGGCGACAAGGTGGTGCAGGTCGGCCAGCTCAAGCTGCAGTCCGGTGCCGCGGTGGCGATCTCGACCGACCCTGCGCCGCAGATTCCGGCGAAGGCGCCGCTGAACTGA
- a CDS encoding ABC transporter substrate-binding protein has product MLKWITTCSTALIWTAIATVTPAAAADKVTLMLNWYVYGEHAPFYYGKAKGIYEAEGIDLDIQEGRGSAATVQAVAAKSVNFGYVDVPTMMRAAVKGAPVIATGVLLQTTAMSVMGFVDKNIKKPDDIKGKTVAITPADSMTQIWPLFLKKAGLKESDFKTVAGDGQTKLNAVINGQADLLLGYVMDQSMKIKDATGKDVYPIKFADYGIHLVSSGIVTNTDYAKANPDLVKRFMSATTKAVEAASKEPKAAAQSILDANPKGGKIDTLTQGFELTIPFYSTPETKGKRPFQVTDQNMKDSIDLMVEYGGLEAKAKENPKAFYTNDYLPK; this is encoded by the coding sequence ATGCTGAAATGGATTACCACCTGTTCGACGGCGCTGATCTGGACCGCGATCGCCACCGTGACTCCGGCGGCCGCCGCCGACAAGGTCACATTGATGCTGAACTGGTACGTCTACGGCGAGCACGCGCCGTTCTATTACGGCAAGGCCAAGGGCATCTATGAGGCCGAGGGCATCGATCTCGATATCCAGGAGGGCCGCGGCTCTGCTGCCACCGTGCAGGCTGTCGCCGCCAAATCCGTCAACTTCGGCTATGTCGACGTGCCCACCATGATGCGCGCCGCGGTCAAGGGCGCCCCGGTGATCGCCACCGGCGTGCTGCTGCAGACCACCGCGATGTCGGTGATGGGCTTCGTCGACAAGAATATCAAGAAGCCCGACGACATCAAGGGCAAGACCGTGGCGATCACGCCGGCGGATTCGATGACCCAGATCTGGCCGCTGTTCCTGAAGAAGGCGGGGCTGAAGGAATCCGATTTCAAGACGGTCGCAGGCGACGGCCAGACCAAGCTCAACGCGGTCATCAACGGCCAGGCAGACCTGTTGCTCGGCTACGTCATGGACCAGTCCATGAAGATCAAGGACGCCACCGGCAAGGACGTCTACCCGATCAAGTTCGCCGACTACGGCATTCATCTGGTGTCGTCGGGAATCGTCACCAATACCGACTATGCCAAAGCCAATCCGGATCTCGTCAAGCGCTTCATGTCGGCCACCACCAAGGCCGTGGAAGCCGCATCAAAGGAGCCGAAGGCCGCCGCGCAGTCGATCCTTGATGCCAATCCGAAGGGTGGCAAGATCGACACCCTGACCCAGGGCTTCGAACTCACAATTCCGTTCTACTCGACTCCGGAAACCAAGGGTAAGCGGCCGTTCCAGGTCACCGATCAGAACATGAAGGATTCGATCGATCTCATGGTCGAATACGGCGGCCTCGAAGCCAAGGCCAAGGAAAATCCGAAGGCGTTCTACACCAACGACTACTTGCCGAAGTAA
- a CDS encoding dihydrodipicolinate synthase family protein yields the protein MNKPVQPMSSLSLKLPKADRSLETYRLAASRSFPAKLTGTLNRVAFSAAHVVADPLAEGDPWLTAAIDWDRTIAFREHIWDLGLGVAEAMDTAQRGMGLDWPTSLELIRRSVAAARPRGGLVFSGAGTDHLAVEDARSLDDVIHAYEEQIAAVEKAGGRIILMASRALAKLGKSAEDYGRVYDRVLSQVSQPVIIHWLGDMFDPALANYWGTSSLDAAMDIAVDVINRNAAKVDGVKVSLLDAQREIDMRRRLVPEVKMYTGDDFNYAELIAGDDKGFSHALLGIFDAIAPAASYALSRLAAGDEKGFRDVLGPTVPLSRHIFKAPTRFYKTGIVFMAYLNGHQDHFTMIGGQESTRSTLHLAELFRLADQAGLLSNPEKATQRMKAILATRGIEA from the coding sequence ATGAACAAGCCAGTCCAACCCATGTCGTCATTGTCGCTGAAGCTGCCGAAGGCCGATCGTTCGCTTGAAACCTATCGGCTGGCGGCGTCACGCAGTTTTCCCGCGAAGCTCACGGGCACGCTGAACCGCGTGGCGTTCTCGGCCGCCCATGTGGTGGCCGATCCGCTGGCCGAGGGCGATCCGTGGCTGACCGCGGCGATCGACTGGGACCGCACCATCGCGTTTCGCGAGCACATCTGGGACCTCGGCCTCGGCGTGGCCGAGGCGATGGACACCGCGCAGCGCGGCATGGGGCTGGACTGGCCGACCTCGCTGGAACTGATCAGGCGTTCGGTGGCGGCGGCCAGGCCGCGCGGCGGTCTGGTATTTTCCGGCGCCGGCACCGATCATCTCGCGGTGGAAGATGCTAGGTCGCTCGACGACGTGATCCACGCCTATGAGGAGCAGATCGCAGCGGTCGAGAAGGCCGGCGGCCGCATTATCCTGATGGCCTCGCGGGCGCTGGCCAAGCTCGGCAAGAGTGCCGAGGATTACGGTCGCGTCTATGACCGCGTGCTGTCGCAGGTCAGTCAGCCCGTGATCATCCATTGGCTCGGCGACATGTTCGATCCGGCACTGGCGAACTACTGGGGCACGTCCAGCCTCGACGCGGCCATGGACATCGCGGTGGACGTCATCAACCGCAACGCCGCCAAGGTCGATGGCGTCAAGGTGTCGCTGCTCGACGCGCAGCGCGAGATCGACATGCGCCGCCGGCTTGTGCCGGAAGTGAAAATGTATACCGGCGACGATTTCAACTATGCCGAACTGATCGCCGGCGACGACAAGGGTTTTTCCCACGCGCTTCTGGGCATCTTCGACGCCATCGCGCCGGCGGCATCCTATGCGCTGTCGCGGCTGGCGGCGGGGGATGAAAAAGGCTTTCGCGACGTACTCGGCCCGACCGTGCCGTTGTCGCGGCATATCTTCAAGGCGCCGACGCGCTTCTACAAGACTGGCATCGTGTTCATGGCCTATCTCAACGGCCACCAGGACCATTTCACCATGATCGGTGGGCAGGAGAGCACGCGCTCGACGCTGCATCTGGCCGAACTGTTCCGACTCGCCGACCAGGCCGGACTGTTGTCGAATCCGGAAAAGGCGACGCAGCGGATGAAGGCGATTTTGGCAACTCGCGGGATCGAAGCCTGA
- a CDS encoding ABC transporter ATP-binding protein, with amino-acid sequence MTAATMKAKGLDMSVDPATAHLRLVSEQPVNKASGIHLSGVSKTYGTGDGKVQSLRPLDFHINDGEFFVVVGPSGCGKSTLLKMISGLLAPTTGEILVDGNKVTEPHGDVGIVFQNALLLPWRNILSNVMLPIDMKKLPREKFLERAKQLLKMVGLEGFEKKLPWQLSGGMQQRASICRALVHDPKIMMMDEPFGALDAMTREKMNVELSRIQRQTGKTILLITHSIPEAVFLADKVLVMTERPGGIEAIYDVPLGRDRNLDTMANPVFTELVARVRKHFFTQSALD; translated from the coding sequence ATGACTGCAGCGACGATGAAGGCCAAGGGCTTGGATATGAGCGTGGATCCAGCGACCGCACATCTTCGCTTGGTGTCAGAACAGCCCGTCAACAAGGCGTCGGGGATCCATCTCTCCGGTGTCTCCAAGACCTACGGGACCGGCGACGGCAAGGTGCAGTCGCTGCGACCGCTGGACTTCCACATCAACGACGGCGAGTTCTTTGTCGTTGTCGGCCCCTCCGGCTGCGGCAAGTCTACCTTGCTGAAGATGATCTCGGGCCTGCTGGCGCCGACCACCGGGGAAATCCTGGTCGACGGCAACAAGGTCACCGAGCCGCATGGCGATGTCGGTATCGTGTTCCAGAACGCGCTGCTGCTGCCGTGGCGCAACATCCTGTCGAACGTGATGCTGCCGATCGACATGAAGAAGCTGCCGCGCGAGAAATTTCTGGAGCGGGCGAAGCAGCTTTTGAAGATGGTCGGCCTCGAAGGTTTCGAGAAGAAGCTGCCGTGGCAGCTGTCCGGCGGCATGCAGCAGCGCGCCTCGATCTGCCGTGCGCTGGTGCACGATCCCAAGATCATGATGATGGACGAGCCGTTTGGCGCGCTGGACGCGATGACGCGTGAGAAGATGAATGTTGAACTGTCGCGGATCCAGCGCCAGACCGGCAAGACGATCCTGCTGATCACCCATTCGATCCCGGAAGCAGTGTTTCTCGCTGACAAGGTGCTGGTGATGACCGAGCGGCCGGGCGGTATCGAGGCGATCTACGACGTGCCGCTCGGCCGCGACCGCAACCTCGACACGATGGCCAACCCGGTGTTCACCGAACTGGTGGCACGGGTGCGAAAGCATTTCTTTACCCAAAGCGCGCTGGACTAG
- a CDS encoding sulfite exporter TauE/SafE family protein, translated as MTAPPRPEPPVPAIIADPFFYALAIPAVIILGLSKGGFAGIGTAATPMLALYLPPLEAAALTLPLLITQDLISLYVYRRHWDASNLKVMLPGAVVGMGLGWLIASSVSDNAVRIAVGAIGLIFVFDVWLKRASIEPRRMGTAGGLFWGGVTGFTSFMTQAGGPPFQVYVLPQRLPKLVLVGTTTIFFAVVNALKIVPYFLLGQFTPVNLATSVALLPIAIAGNFAGIWLVKHLPTGLFYRIAYVLLFLISLVLTWQGVSELLRSWSL; from the coding sequence ATGACTGCGCCTCCCCGACCGGAGCCGCCCGTGCCCGCCATTATCGCCGACCCCTTCTTTTATGCCCTCGCGATACCCGCCGTGATCATCCTCGGTCTCTCCAAGGGCGGCTTCGCCGGGATCGGTACCGCCGCCACGCCGATGCTGGCGCTGTACCTGCCGCCGCTCGAGGCGGCGGCGCTGACCCTGCCCCTGCTGATCACCCAGGACCTGATCTCGCTCTATGTCTACCGCCGCCATTGGGATGCCTCGAACCTGAAGGTGATGCTGCCGGGTGCCGTGGTCGGCATGGGGCTGGGCTGGCTGATCGCCTCCAGCGTCTCCGACAACGCCGTGCGCATCGCGGTCGGCGCCATCGGCCTCATCTTCGTGTTCGACGTCTGGCTGAAGCGCGCGTCGATCGAACCGCGGCGGATGGGCACGGCCGGCGGCCTGTTCTGGGGCGGCGTGACCGGCTTCACGTCCTTCATGACCCAGGCCGGCGGACCGCCGTTCCAGGTCTACGTGCTGCCGCAGCGGCTGCCGAAGCTGGTGCTGGTCGGCACCACCACGATCTTCTTCGCCGTGGTCAACGCGCTGAAGATCGTGCCCTATTTCCTGCTCGGGCAGTTCACCCCGGTCAACCTGGCGACCTCGGTCGCACTGCTGCCGATCGCCATCGCCGGAAATTTTGCCGGCATCTGGCTGGTCAAGCACCTGCCCACCGGCCTGTTCTACCGCATCGCCTACGTGCTGCTGTTTCTGATCTCGCTGGTGCTAACGTGGCAGGGCGTATCGGAGCTGCTGCGGAGCTGGAGTCTGTAA
- a CDS encoding Gfo/Idh/MocA family protein has translation MAVHRLGIIMNGVTGRMGLNQHLVRSIVAIRAQGGVTLKNGDRMMPDPILVGRNAEKIEGLAKKYGIERWTTDLDEALQNKDDTIFFDAATTQARPGLLNKAIAAGKHIYCEKPIATNLAAALDVIKQANAKGLKHGTVQDKLFLPGLKKLAMLRDSGFFGKMLSVRGEFGYWVFEGDWQEAQRPSWNYRAEDGGGMILDMVCHWRYVLDNLFGEVESLTCLGTTDIPARWDEQGKKYTATADDSAYATFKLKGGVIAHMNMSWATRVYRDDLVTFQVDGTHGSAVAGLSECMIQARQATPRPVWNPDEKRTHDFYADWQKVPDNAVYDNGFKEQWEMFIRHVCEDAPYKYTLLEGAKGVQLVECALESWKERRWIDVPTLKV, from the coding sequence ATGGCTGTCCATCGCCTCGGCATCATCATGAACGGCGTCACTGGCCGCATGGGACTCAACCAGCATCTGGTGCGCTCGATCGTCGCGATCCGCGCGCAGGGCGGCGTGACCCTGAAGAACGGCGACCGCATGATGCCGGATCCGATCCTGGTCGGGCGCAATGCCGAGAAGATCGAAGGCCTCGCCAAAAAGTACGGCATCGAGCGCTGGACCACCGATCTCGACGAGGCGTTGCAGAACAAGGACGACACCATCTTCTTCGATGCCGCCACCACGCAGGCGCGGCCCGGCCTGCTCAACAAGGCGATCGCTGCCGGCAAGCACATCTATTGCGAGAAACCGATTGCGACCAACCTTGCCGCCGCACTCGACGTCATCAAGCAGGCCAATGCCAAGGGCCTCAAGCACGGCACCGTGCAGGACAAGCTGTTCCTGCCCGGCCTGAAGAAGCTGGCGATGCTGCGCGACAGCGGCTTCTTCGGCAAGATGCTGTCGGTGCGCGGCGAGTTCGGCTACTGGGTGTTCGAAGGCGACTGGCAGGAAGCGCAGCGGCCGTCCTGGAACTACCGTGCCGAAGACGGCGGCGGCATGATCCTCGACATGGTCTGCCACTGGCGCTACGTACTCGACAATCTGTTCGGCGAAGTCGAGAGCCTGACCTGCCTCGGCACCACCGACATTCCGGCGCGCTGGGACGAGCAGGGCAAGAAGTACACGGCCACCGCCGATGACTCCGCTTACGCCACCTTCAAGCTGAAGGGCGGCGTGATCGCCCACATGAACATGTCGTGGGCGACGCGCGTCTATCGCGACGATCTCGTCACCTTCCAGGTCGACGGCACCCATGGTTCGGCCGTCGCCGGCCTCAGCGAATGCATGATCCAGGCTCGCCAGGCGACTCCGCGGCCGGTGTGGAATCCCGACGAGAAGCGTACCCACGACTTTTACGCCGACTGGCAGAAGGTGCCGGACAACGCCGTCTACGACAACGGCTTCAAGGAGCAGTGGGAGATGTTCATCCGCCACGTCTGCGAGGACGCGCCGTACAAGTACACGCTGCTGGAAGGCGCCAAGGGCGTGCAGCTTGTCGAATGCGCGCTGGAAAGCTGGAAAGAGCGCCGCTGGATCGATGTCCCCACGCTCAAGGTCTGA